The segment CGAACGCGGCATCCACCGAAGACGCTGAGCCGTCGGCAGCGCGGCCGCGCAGATCAACTAGGCGCCTTGTGCCCCGTTCGCGGCGGCGCGCTTCTTCAGGAATTCGGACGGCGGCTCGCCGTAGTGGCCCGGCCCGTCGATCCGCAGCGCACTGAGCCACTCTAGAGCGAGGTCGTAGGAAGCTGCCGCAAGTTCCGCGCTGCAGCCGAAGTCGTCCGGGCGGGAACCGATTGGCCACGGCCCTGGGAGGTAAAGCACGGTCTTTTCCGGCACCTTCTCCAAATCCCTGCGAACCTGCTGTGCAGCCACAATCGCCGCCGAGCGGATCAGCGTCCCTGTGTACGTGTCATCACGCCTGGGTGCGACGACGGTGAAGCCGCAATCCAGGACAACGATGGTCTCCGCGCCCCTAGCCGCCGCCACAGCGATCGGTACGTTCGCGACCAGAACGCCGTCAACTAGGTTCCGGCCGTCGCGCCGGACGTGCGGGAAGACCGCCGGGATCGCCGAACTCGCCATGAGCGCGGAGACGAGGTCGCCCTCACTCATCGCGACGACCTCTCCGGTGTCGAAGTCAGTGGCTACAGCAGTGAGCGGGAGGGCTAGGTCGGAGAACTTCCGAGCGGTGATCGCCCTGTGGATCACCGCGCGCAGCCCGACGTTGGGGCTCGCGGACGCCTTGCGCGAGACGAAGTTGACCGCCATTCCGAGGGTCGTCCCGAATACCTCGTTGTGCGTGATCGTCGACCACAGCTCCGTGAGCCGCGCGGGGGCGGCATGCGCGTCCTCGGCGTACGCGGCCGCGTTCAGGCATCCAACCGATGTACCCACGACGAGGTCGGCCTCGATGTCGGTCAGTGCCAATGCCCGCAGGTGGCCGACTTGCACGGCACCGTAGGTGGCGCCACCTCCGAGCACGAAAGCGACGGGCTTCGGAAGCGAGTTTGCGAGATCGATGAGGGACATCCGTCTCCTCCGTTTCTGTGGCGACCCTCACGGCGAAGCACGATCTGAGCCAGGGCGCCACCGCGCGCGATCGAGAGTCCCAGGATGCCCTGATCGCCTCGACGATGCCCGGTGGTACGAAAGGTGGGTTCCCGAGGGTTGACACACCCAAGCTGAGGCTGCTGGCCTTGAGTCCCACTTTGGGGGAGCAACCCGGGCCGAACCAAGGCATACTGCCAACATGCACGGTAGACGAATAGGAATCGCAACCCTCGCCGTAAGCGCCGCCCTAGCACTGGGCGCGTGCTCAAGCCAACCCGACACCGAACCAGCCCGCGACGTGGCGACGACGCCCACCACACAGGCCCCAGCCCTCCGAGACTGCTCGGACATCCCCAAGAAGCCCAAAGCCGACCTATCCAACTGCGACCTGCGCGGAGCGGACCTGGCCAATCTGAACCTGACCGAGGTGAACCTGGCCGGAGCGGACCTGCCGAAGGCGAACCTATTCGGGGCGAACCTGACCAAGGCGAAC is part of the Candidatus Nanopelagicales bacterium genome and harbors:
- a CDS encoding patatin-like phospholipase family protein; protein product: MSLIDLANSLPKPVAFVLGGGATYGAVQVGHLRALALTDIEADLVVGTSVGCLNAAAYAEDAHAAPARLTELWSTITHNEVFGTTLGMAVNFVSRKASASPNVGLRAVIHRAITARKFSDLALPLTAVATDFDTGEVVAMSEGDLVSALMASSAIPAVFPHVRRDGRNLVDGVLVANVPIAVAAARGAETIVVLDCGFTVVAPRRDDTYTGTLIRSAAIVAAQQVRRDLEKVPEKTVLYLPGPWPIGSRPDDFGCSAELAAASYDLALEWLSALRIDGPGHYGEPPSEFLKKRAAANGAQGA